A single genomic interval of Halorubrum aethiopicum harbors:
- a CDS encoding SPFH domain-containing protein, whose translation MDPLPLQTGFGLVSVGLLFLMLVVVTLWQSVEIVDAYDKEALTVFGEFRKLLEPGINFIPPFVSRTYAFDMRTQTLDVPRQEAITRDNSPVTADAVVYIKVMDAKKAFLEVDDYKNAVSNLAQTTLRAVLGDMELDDTLNKRQEINAKIRRELDEPTDEWGIRVESVEVREVNPSKDVQQAMEQQTSAERRRRAMILEAQGERRSAVEQAEGDKQSNIIRAQGEKQSQILEAQGDSISTVLRARSAESMGERAIIERGMETLEEIGKGESTTFVLPQELTSLVGRYGKALSGSDVQEMEGLEGLEFDGDTRKMLGLDDIDEILGQIDEAAQMDVEELEKEAEAVKTGDAGANIKSADEVIQEMDEEVPDGEVEPAEES comes from the coding sequence ATGGACCCACTTCCCCTCCAAACCGGTTTCGGACTGGTGAGCGTCGGCCTCCTGTTTCTCATGCTGGTGGTCGTCACGCTCTGGCAGTCCGTCGAGATCGTCGACGCCTACGACAAGGAGGCGTTGACGGTGTTCGGCGAGTTCCGGAAGCTGCTCGAGCCGGGCATCAACTTCATCCCGCCGTTCGTCTCGCGGACGTACGCGTTCGACATGCGGACGCAGACGCTGGACGTGCCCCGCCAGGAGGCGATCACGCGGGACAACTCGCCGGTGACGGCGGACGCGGTCGTCTACATCAAGGTGATGGACGCGAAGAAGGCGTTCCTCGAGGTCGACGACTACAAGAACGCCGTCTCGAACCTGGCTCAGACGACGCTCCGGGCCGTCCTCGGCGACATGGAGCTCGACGACACCCTGAACAAACGCCAGGAGATCAACGCCAAGATCCGCCGCGAGCTGGACGAGCCGACCGACGAGTGGGGGATCCGCGTCGAGAGCGTCGAGGTCCGCGAGGTCAACCCCTCGAAGGACGTCCAGCAGGCGATGGAGCAACAGACCTCCGCGGAGCGCCGCCGCCGCGCGATGATCCTCGAGGCGCAGGGGGAACGGCGCTCGGCGGTCGAGCAGGCGGAGGGTGACAAGCAGTCGAACATCATCCGCGCGCAAGGGGAGAAACAGAGCCAGATCCTCGAGGCGCAGGGCGACTCGATCTCGACGGTGCTTCGCGCGCGCTCGGCGGAGTCGATGGGCGAGCGCGCGATCATCGAGCGCGGCATGGAGACGCTCGAGGAGATCGGGAAGGGCGAGTCGACGACGTTCGTGCTCCCGCAGGAGCTCACGAGCCTCGTCGGCCGCTACGGCAAGGCGCTCTCCGGATCCGACGTCCAGGAGATGGAGGGTCTCGAGGGGCTCGAGTTCGACGGGGACACCCGCAAGATGCTCGGGCTCGACGACATCGACGAGATCCTCGGGCAGATCGACGAGGCGGCCCAGATGGACGTCGAGGAGCTCGAGAAGGAGGCCGAGGCGGTCAAGACCGGCGACGCCGGCGCGAACATCAAGTCGGCCGACGAGGTCATCCAGGAGATGGACGAGGAGGTCCCCGACGGCGAGGTCGAGCCGGCAGAGGAGAGCTGA